The genomic window GCGTACCGGTACGACATAAACAGCAGATAGTGATATCCAAAAATACCGCCGACACCGACCAGCAATGTACGCAGATTCACCCGCCAGTAGCGCCATTTCACCAGACTGATAAGACCGCAACTGGTGAGGGCCACACCCAGTTGCAGAAACGCAGGAATGTGCACCAGATAGCTCGCCAGCAGCGCCAATGTGCTCCAGAGTAAAATGGTAATCAGTGCGAAAAGTATCGATTGGGTTTGCGAGGACATGCCATGGCCGTGGAAGAATAGTAAAGGTATGAAAGCATCCAGTGTAGGGGATCAATCGTTGCCCGGGTAGAGGGGGAAGTCTTCTGCGGTGCAACTTTGATGCTAAGTAGTTATCAGCGGGTTGGAGTGGTGTAGAGACATCCCGTGTTCAGCAGCCTCAGGCTATTGAACAAAAAGCTCGGCATGTAACTAATTGATTTATTTGTATTTTTAAACTCTCATTCCGAGTTAACAAGCCAAGAACACATAACCCCCAGGCTTGTTAATTCAGGAGAGACTTTTTAAGTAGTTCTGGTAGCATATTGAAAACTAAACCATTTTGCCTTTAGCAATTATCAAGGCTCAGTAATTAACAAGCCAAAGTGATATAAAGCCAAAGGCTTATGAATAAGCTGTTAGGTTGTGAGGGAGCATGAACATAAAGAAGAATAAAGTTGACCCTCCTCATGTAGAAAAATTGCGTTCAAACCTTGAGGAAATACAAAGGCTTCTTGACATTCGGCATGAAATTTCTGTGTCATCCCCTGGTTATAGACCAGATGTTGAAGTCCTTAATAAGAGCGCAATTGTTTTGCTCGTTGCTATGTGGTAAGCATTCGTTGAGGACCTGGCTGAGGCGTCATTTGACTTCATGTTTAAGGAGGCAGATACGCCAGATGTATTTCCCTCAAAAGTGTTGGTTTGTGCCTCGGAGAAGTTATTAAACAGCGCAAACAAAAAGGATATTTGGGCTCTTTCCGGCGATGGTTGGAAATCCGTACTAGCAGACCATAGAAAAGAAGTAATTAGTCGTTTTATAGGGAAACTAAACACTCCTAGGCAATCACAAGTTGACGAGCTATTTTTGCAACTCATAGGTCTAAAAAGTATTTCTTCGAGCTGGCACTGGAAAGGAAAGACTAAAAAGAAAGCGGTAGAGTCTCTTAGTAATTTGATTACACTAAGAGGAAGTATCGCTCACCGAGTGAAAACGAGCAAAAGTGTTACGAAATCAGAAGTTGAGCGCAATATTCAGATTTGTATGCGACTTTCAGTTTTATCAAGTAATGCATGCGCTATATACTTACAAAAAAGTACCGGAAAATATCCTTGGAATCGTTTTACATACAAAGCTACGGGTTAAATCTAACAAGGGAAAGCATAGAGGGAAAGCAAATCAAAGGGGTCAGAGTCAAATCAAAGGGGTCCAAATCAAAGGGGTCAGAGTCGAATGGCACTAAGTTAAGCGCTCTGCGCGAACATCTCTTGCCTTAACACTGCTCTAGGTTTTGTCATTAATTTAAAGGGTTTGGGTCTTCGTTTTACATGCCTAGGCTCAACCCTCCCCTGCCTCAGCAATAAAGGGGACAGATCTATTTTTAACCCCCTCCCCTGAAACAATAGAAAAAATGGGTTACTTCTAAACGCTCAATTGTTTTTCGTCTATTTCAAACAGTACCATTCAATATTCTATTGCAACACAAAAAAAGGACGTTATGCCCAACAACACCGAAATAACCACCAAAAGAATTACCCTACTTTTAGCAGCGCTCACGCTACTAGCTCCAGCAGGCTATCTAATCGGCTTAAACTATTACGTTGGAAGGCTATCGGCACTGGGCGTAAACGGGAGTGTATTCCCATTTTCCATGCAGGATGCTTATGTATATGCCTATTACACCATAGGCTTCTG from Aestuariirhabdus haliotis includes these protein-coding regions:
- a CDS encoding HEPN domain-containing protein, which encodes MFKEADTPDVFPSKVLVCASEKLLNSANKKDIWALSGDGWKSVLADHRKEVISRFIGKLNTPRQSQVDELFLQLIGLKSISSSWHWKGKTKKKAVESLSNLITLRGSIAHRVKTSKSVTKSEVERNIQICMRLSVLSSNACAIYLQKSTGKYPWNRFTYKATG